Sequence from the Thermomonas sp. HDW16 genome:
AACAGGTAGCGCGCATCACGGCGCTGCAGGCGGCGGCGCCACGCCGGGATCGCCCAAGGCAATGCCAGCACAGTCGGCAACCACGCGGTCAACGCCACTTCGATGAAGTACCAGGGCGGCTGGCCGTGGTGCCAGGCATTCGCATAGCGCGTCACCGTCTGTCGCAGCAGGATGTCATCGACATAGGCGCGATAATCCGCGCCGCCATTGCCGAGCGCGGCGAGCAACATCGGCACCAGCCACACCCCGCAGGCGGCAACGAAGGCCAGCGGACCGAGCCAGAACTTCGGTTCGCGCGCATGCAGGCGCACGCCCTGCCAACCACGCATTGAAGCGAACGCCGCCGGCAGCAGCAGGAACAGCGCAATCACGCCCACGCCCTTGGTGATCACCCCCAGCCCTGCCGCTGCCCAGCCCAGCGCCCACATCCGCCAGTCCGGCCCGCGCAAGACATGCCGCAACAGGCCGTAGCAGGACAACGTGATCCAGAACACCACCAGCGGATCGATCTGCGCCTTCTTCGCCTGCCAGGTGAACTGGATGGTGAGCAGCACCGCCCAGCCGGCGTACAGGCCGATGCGCCGCGTCCACAGCCGCTCGCCCAGGTCGGTGACGCACCACAGCGTGCCCAACGCCGCCAGCAACGAGGGCAGCAGGAAGGCGATGCGCAGGTTGCCGGTCAGCCACAGGAACGCCGCCTGCAGCCACATGAACAACGGCGGCTTGTCCGAATACAGTTCGCTGCCGCGATGCGGGAACAGCCAGTCGCCGCTCTCCACCATGTGTTTCGCCACCAGCGCGAAACGCGGCTCATCGGCCGGCCATGGATCGCGCAGGCCTAGGCCCGCGCCCAGGATCAGCAGGGCGAACAGCCAGAACAACCAAGTCTCACGGCGGGTTTGGGTCATGCCGCGATGATAGCGGCGCGCGGTTATGCCTTTCTCAGCCGTGCGTAGAAAAACCCGTCCATGCCGGCTTCGCCCGGAAAGCGCTGGCTGCCGAAGCCAGTGTCGTGGCCGAAGCTTTCATCCAGCAGTTCCAATCGCGCATCCGGCGTGCGAGCCAGGAAGGCTTCGATCTGCGCGGCGTTCTCCTCGCGCAGGATCGAGCAGGTGGCGTACAGCAAGGTGCCGCCGGAGGCGAGCATCGGCCACGAGGCATCCAGCAATTTCGCCTGCGTATCGACCAAGGCGACAATGTCGTTTTCGCGCCGGTGCAACAACACATCCGGCTGACGGCGGACGATGCCGGTGGCACTGCACGGCGCATCGAGCAGGATCGCGTCGAACGGGGTGCCGTCCCACCATGCCTGCGGTTGCGTCGCGTCGGCGACACGCGCATCGATGCCGAGCTTCAGCCGCGCGAACGTGTCCTGCATGCGCCGTACCCGGCGCGGGTCGATATCCAGCGCGGTGATGCACAGGGACGGATCGCGCTCAGCCAGGTGCGCGCTCTTGCCGCCAGGTGCCGCGCAGGCATCGAGCACCCGTGCACGCGGCCTGGGCGACAGCGCATCGGCCACGCGCTGGGCCGCGCCGTCCTGTACCGACACCACGCCTTCATCGAAACCGGGCAACTGCTGCACCGGCAGCGATGCCGCCAAGCGGATCGCATCCGGCAAGTCCGGATCGACATCGACCTCGATGCCGGCTTCCTGCAGCCGCTCGAGATAGCCGTCGCGGGTGGTCGCCCGCGCATGCACGCGCAGCCACATCGGCGCTTCCTCCGCACTGGCGGCGAAGATCGCGTCGGCGTGTTGCGGCCAGTCGACGCGAATGCGTTGCGCCAGCCACGCCGGCCAGGCATCGCCGGGCATCGCCTGCGGCAGGCCATCGCGTTGCGCGCGGCGCAGCACGGCGTTGACCATCCCGGCCTGGTGCGGGCGTCGCAACGCGCGCGCGGCCTCCACCGTCGCGTCGAGCACCGCGTGCTCCGGCATGCCCAACGAGAGTTGCGCGAATCCGGCGTGCAACAACGCGCGCAGTTCGTGATCGCGCTGGCCGAGCGGCTTGGCCAGCCACAGCGACAATGCGGCATCGAAGCGCGCGCGCTGGCGCAGCGCGGCGAACACGATGGCTTCGACCAGAGCACGGTCGCGCGGGTCGGGGAGTGCAGGTAGCGCAGCGCCAAGACTGGCCTTCAGCGAACGCCCGCGATGCAGGACTTCGTCCAGCACGCGTGCAGCGGCAACGCGCGTGGCAACACCGGCGCTCATCGGACCAGGTCGCGGCGCGCGTTCAGATAATCGGCGGCGGTGATCGCCTTGCCGCCATCGCGCTGCAACACGCGGATGCGCAGCACGCCTTCGCCACAGGCGATGTCGATGCCGTCGCGGCTGGCGCGCAGCACGGTGCCCGGTGCGGCCTCATGCGCCTCGTCTAGCGCCACTGCACCGTGGATGCGCACGCGCTCGCCGGCCAGTTGCGCTTCGGCCATCGGCCACGGATTGAAGGCGCGCACCTTGTTCGCCAGCGTGGCGGCCGGCTGTGCCCAATCGAGCCTTGCTTCGGACTTCTCGATCTTGTGCGCGTAGGTCACGCCCGCGTCGGACTGCGGATGCGGCGGCAACTGGATGGTGGCGCGCAGCAGGCCCAATGCATCGGCCAGCACCTGTGCGCCAAGTTCGGACAAACGGTCGTGCAGCTGGCCGCCGGTTT
This genomic interval carries:
- a CDS encoding glycosyltransferase family 39 protein, coding for MTQTRRETWLFWLFALLILGAGLGLRDPWPADEPRFALVAKHMVESGDWLFPHRGSELYSDKPPLFMWLQAAFLWLTGNLRIAFLLPSLLAALGTLWCVTDLGERLWTRRIGLYAGWAVLLTIQFTWQAKKAQIDPLVVFWITLSCYGLLRHVLRGPDWRMWALGWAAAGLGVITKGVGVIALFLLLPAAFASMRGWQGVRLHAREPKFWLGPLAFVAACGVWLVPMLLAALGNGGADYRAYVDDILLRQTVTRYANAWHHGQPPWYFIEVALTAWLPTVLALPWAIPAWRRRLQRRDARYLLPLAWVLLVFVFFSIPSGKRDMYILPALPMLCLALAPLLPGILRKRGAQRLLMGFVAVFSLALLGAGLAMLFGEPGFEQRFMDGRDAGVAHGLAAMFVATGGTGIGALLWFGRRRVQAALVAMLATLWVLYSLIGAPLLNDGSSSRGLMREVGATIGPDAQLGLVGWREQQLLMADRPAADFGFKRDAGLQFADALAWQRQLPASRWLLVEGSVLPACVDKAQARDMGNANRRQWWLLRADATQACHG
- the rsmB gene encoding 16S rRNA (cytosine(967)-C(5))-methyltransferase RsmB is translated as MSAGVATRVAAARVLDEVLHRGRSLKASLGAALPALPDPRDRALVEAIVFAALRQRARFDAALSLWLAKPLGQRDHELRALLHAGFAQLSLGMPEHAVLDATVEAARALRRPHQAGMVNAVLRRAQRDGLPQAMPGDAWPAWLAQRIRVDWPQHADAIFAASAEEAPMWLRVHARATTRDGYLERLQEAGIEVDVDPDLPDAIRLAASLPVQQLPGFDEGVVSVQDGAAQRVADALSPRPRARVLDACAAPGGKSAHLAERDPSLCITALDIDPRRVRRMQDTFARLKLGIDARVADATQPQAWWDGTPFDAILLDAPCSATGIVRRQPDVLLHRRENDIVALVDTQAKLLDASWPMLASGGTLLYATCSILREENAAQIEAFLARTPDARLELLDESFGHDTGFGSQRFPGEAGMDGFFYARLRKA